Proteins encoded within one genomic window of Tabrizicola piscis:
- a CDS encoding carbohydrate ABC transporter permease: MARHVTTRRKAINTAAAWSVAILLFFPILWTILTSFKPEAQAVASPPIFLGFDWTLQNYIDVNDQRDYFRFFWNSVIIAVGSTVLGLVIAIPAAWSMAFVPGRKTKDLLMWMLSTKMMPAVGVLVPIYLIFKTLGLLDSRIGLVIVLTLMNLPIIVWMLYTYFKEIPGEILEAARMDGASLASEILYVLTPMAIPGIASTLLLNIILAWNESFWTLNLTVSNAAPLTKFIASFSSPQGLFYAKLSAASTMAILPILVLGWFSQKQLVRGLTFGAVK, from the coding sequence ATGGCCCGGCATGTCACCACCCGCCGCAAGGCGATCAACACGGCCGCTGCTTGGTCTGTGGCAATCCTGCTGTTCTTCCCGATCCTGTGGACGATCCTGACGTCGTTCAAGCCCGAGGCGCAGGCCGTCGCGTCGCCGCCGATCTTCCTTGGCTTTGACTGGACGCTGCAGAACTACATCGACGTCAACGACCAACGCGACTATTTCCGGTTCTTCTGGAACTCGGTCATCATCGCTGTCGGCTCCACCGTCCTTGGCCTTGTCATAGCGATCCCGGCTGCCTGGTCGATGGCCTTTGTGCCCGGGCGCAAGACGAAAGACCTGCTGATGTGGATGCTGTCCACCAAGATGATGCCTGCGGTGGGCGTGCTGGTTCCGATCTACCTGATCTTCAAGACTCTTGGCCTTCTGGACAGCCGCATCGGCCTTGTCATCGTGCTGACCCTGATGAACCTGCCGATCATCGTCTGGATGCTTTACACCTACTTCAAGGAAATCCCCGGCGAGATTCTTGAGGCCGCGCGGATGGACGGCGCGTCGCTTGCGTCGGAAATCCTGTACGTCCTGACGCCGATGGCGATCCCGGGCATCGCCTCGACCCTTCTGCTCAACATCATCCTCGCCTGGAATGAATCCTTCTGGACGCTGAACCTGACCGTGTCCAACGCGGCCCCGCTGACCAAGTTCATCGCCAGTTTTTCCAGCCCGCAGGGCTTGTTCTACGCCAAACTCTCTGCCGCCAGCACGATGGCAATCCTGCCGATCCTCGTGCTGGGCTGGTTCAGCCAGAAACAACTCGTCCGCGGCCTGACCTTTGGCGCGGTGAAGTGA
- a CDS encoding carbohydrate ABC transporter permease, with protein sequence MSTQSSRAAARLMLSPTVILLLIWMIVPLAMTLWFSFQRYNLLYPERSGWNDFANYTRFVASPAFMSAIANTLILVVGVLVITIVLGILIALLIDQPLWGQGAVRILTISPFFIMPPVAALIWKNMFMNPTNGLFAEASKFLGLSPYDFLGQAPLASIILIVAWQWLPFATLILLTALQSLSSEELEAAEMDGAPAIKRFWYIMLPHLARSITVVVLIQTIFLLGIFGEILVTTNGGPGTASTTLPYLIYKEALLDFDVGTAAAGGVVAVVLANIVAFFAMRAIGKNLEG encoded by the coding sequence ATGTCCACGCAATCGTCCCGCGCCGCCGCGCGCCTGATGCTATCCCCGACCGTCATCCTGCTGCTCATCTGGATGATCGTGCCGCTGGCAATGACGCTGTGGTTTTCTTTCCAGCGCTACAACTTGCTGTATCCCGAACGGTCCGGCTGGAACGATTTCGCCAACTACACCCGCTTTGTCGCGTCGCCAGCCTTCATGTCCGCCATCGCCAACACGCTGATCCTTGTCGTCGGTGTGCTGGTCATCACCATCGTCCTTGGCATCCTGATCGCCCTTCTGATCGACCAGCCGCTGTGGGGTCAGGGGGCAGTGCGCATCCTGACAATCTCGCCCTTCTTCATCATGCCCCCCGTGGCGGCGCTGATCTGGAAGAACATGTTCATGAACCCGACAAACGGGCTGTTTGCCGAGGCGTCCAAGTTCCTTGGACTCAGTCCCTATGATTTCCTCGGCCAAGCGCCGCTGGCGTCGATCATCCTGATCGTTGCCTGGCAATGGCTGCCCTTCGCCACGCTGATCCTGCTGACCGCGCTGCAATCACTGTCCTCCGAGGAGCTTGAGGCGGCCGAGATGGACGGCGCCCCGGCGATCAAGCGGTTCTGGTACATCATGCTGCCGCATCTGGCCCGGTCGATCACCGTGGTGGTCCTGATCCAGACGATCTTCCTCTTGGGCATCTTCGGCGAGATCCTTGTCACCACCAACGGCGGGCCCGGCACGGCGTCAACCACCCTGCCCTACCTGATCTACAAGGAGGCGCTGCTTGATTTCGACGTCGGTACCGCCGCCGCAGGTGGGGTGGTCGCCGTTGTCCTTGCCAACATCGTTGCCTTCTTCGCCATGCGGGCGATCGGCAAGAACCTGGAGGGGTAA
- a CDS encoding ABC transporter substrate-binding protein, whose product MTLTLRALLGATVSLTLAGAAMAETTITVATVNNGDMIRMQGLMDDFYAKHPDIKVEWVTLEENVLRQNVTTDIATNGGQYDVLTIGTYEVPIWGKQGWLASLNDLPADYDVDDLLPAIRGGLTVDGNLMASPFYGESSMVMYRTDLMEAAGLTMPDAPTWADIEAAAAAMTNKDGEVYGICLRGKAGWGENMAFLTAMSNSFGARWFDEAWKPQFDSPEWKATLDTYLRLMTEYGPPGASNNGFNENLTLFQQGKCGMWIDATVAASFVTGADSTVADKVGFALAPDNGLGKRGNWLWAWSLAIPASSTKQDAAKTFINWATNKDYLALVASKEGWANVPPGTRTSLYANPEYAAIPFAKMTIDSINSADPNAPTVQPVPYVGVQFVAIPEFQGLGTSVGQEFSAALAGQKTADEALAAAQALVTDEMTAAGYIQ is encoded by the coding sequence ATGACACTGACGCTTCGCGCGCTGCTTGGCGCGACTGTTTCGCTTACCCTAGCGGGTGCTGCGATGGCCGAAACCACGATCACCGTCGCGACCGTGAACAACGGCGACATGATCCGGATGCAAGGCCTGATGGACGACTTCTATGCCAAGCACCCCGACATCAAGGTCGAATGGGTGACACTGGAAGAAAACGTCCTGCGCCAGAACGTGACGACCGACATTGCCACCAACGGCGGCCAGTATGACGTGCTGACCATCGGCACCTATGAGGTTCCGATCTGGGGCAAGCAGGGCTGGCTGGCCAGCTTGAACGACCTGCCCGCCGACTATGACGTTGATGACCTGCTGCCTGCGATCCGCGGTGGCCTGACGGTCGACGGCAATCTGATGGCCTCGCCTTTCTACGGCGAAAGCTCGATGGTCATGTATCGCACCGACCTGATGGAGGCTGCCGGTCTGACCATGCCGGATGCCCCGACTTGGGCCGATATCGAAGCCGCTGCCGCCGCGATGACCAACAAGGACGGCGAAGTCTACGGCATCTGCCTGCGCGGCAAGGCTGGCTGGGGCGAGAACATGGCCTTCCTGACCGCCATGTCGAACTCGTTCGGCGCGCGCTGGTTCGATGAGGCTTGGAAACCCCAGTTCGACAGCCCGGAGTGGAAGGCGACGCTGGACACCTATCTGCGCCTCATGACGGAATACGGCCCGCCCGGCGCTTCGAACAACGGCTTCAACGAAAACCTGACGCTGTTCCAGCAGGGCAAGTGCGGCATGTGGATTGATGCCACGGTTGCGGCATCCTTCGTCACCGGCGCGGATTCGACGGTGGCTGACAAGGTCGGCTTCGCCCTTGCGCCGGACAATGGCCTTGGCAAGCGCGGCAACTGGCTTTGGGCGTGGTCGCTGGCGATCCCGGCTTCTTCGACCAAGCAGGACGCAGCCAAGACCTTCATCAACTGGGCGACCAACAAGGACTACCTTGCCCTTGTCGCGTCCAAGGAAGGTTGGGCAAACGTGCCTCCGGGAACCCGGACGTCGCTTTACGCGAACCCGGAATATGCCGCGATCCCCTTCGCCAAGATGACGATCGACAGCATCAACTCGGCTGACCCGAACGCACCAACCGTACAGCCGGTGCCTTACGTCGGCGTGCAGTTTGTCGCCATCCCCGAGTTCCAGGGGCTGGGCACGTCGGTCGGTCAGGAGTTTTCGGCCGCTCTTGCCGGTCAGAAGACGGCGGATGAGGCACTTGCCGCCGCGCAGGCCCTTGTTACGGATGAAATGACGGCTGCGGGTTACATCCAGTAA
- a CDS encoding sugar-binding transcriptional regulator has translation MSRPDPEPTPQDEAARAGWLYYVGGMTQDQIAAELGVSRQRAQRLVSRAMSEGLIHVRLHHRIGACLDLEAALTARFGLTRARVVPGLGPGADPVRAIAPAAAAELERFLRMPEPMVIGLGTGRAMRGMIDAMVDMEAPQHRLVSLIGNIAPDGSASFFDVVMRIADKVRAPHYPMPVPVISPTVEENAAFHALPPVRRVVDLARNADVVFVGVGQMSDDAPLLKDGFVSRADLDEMQAAGATGEVAGWVFDSQGTYLDFGTNRRTGGVRVTPGLDRPAIGIAAGASKVPAIFGALKSRIINGLVTDEATAKALLAHP, from the coding sequence ATGAGTCGCCCGGACCCCGAACCCACCCCGCAGGACGAAGCGGCCCGCGCTGGCTGGCTGTATTATGTCGGCGGGATGACTCAGGATCAGATCGCAGCGGAACTGGGCGTGTCACGCCAGCGGGCCCAGCGCCTTGTCAGCCGGGCCATGAGCGAAGGGCTGATCCACGTCCGTCTGCACCACCGCATCGGGGCCTGTCTTGATCTGGAAGCCGCCCTGACCGCCCGGTTTGGCCTGACGCGGGCAAGGGTTGTGCCCGGGCTTGGCCCGGGTGCCGATCCGGTGCGTGCGATCGCCCCCGCTGCCGCGGCCGAGTTGGAGCGCTTCCTTCGGATGCCGGAACCGATGGTCATCGGGCTTGGCACGGGTCGGGCGATGCGGGGCATGATCGACGCAATGGTCGACATGGAGGCCCCGCAGCACCGTCTTGTCAGTCTGATCGGGAACATTGCGCCTGACGGGTCGGCCTCGTTCTTCGACGTGGTGATGCGGATTGCCGACAAGGTGCGTGCTCCGCATTACCCCATGCCGGTTCCCGTGATTTCCCCCACGGTCGAAGAGAACGCGGCGTTCCATGCTCTGCCCCCGGTGCGCCGGGTCGTGGACCTTGCGCGGAATGCGGATGTGGTCTTCGTCGGTGTCGGGCAGATGTCCGACGATGCGCCGCTGCTGAAGGATGGCTTCGTGTCGCGTGCCGATCTGGACGAAATGCAGGCGGCGGGTGCCACGGGCGAAGTTGCCGGCTGGGTGTTCGATTCGCAGGGTACTTACCTGGACTTTGGCACCAACCGCCGCACCGGAGGGGTGCGCGTGACCCCCGGACTGGATCGCCCCGCAATCGGGATTGCTGCGGGTGCATCCAAGGTTCCAGCCATCTTCGGCGCCCTGAAATCCCGCATCATCAATGGCCTGGTGACTGACGAGGCGACGGCAAAGGCGCTTCTCGCCCACCCCTGA
- a CDS encoding amino acid ABC transporter permease: protein MFDTALTANDLIFLAKGAGMTLIVTAISVFFGTILGILFGVIRYQVGAWWFAPMTFVLDVFRSIPLLIQLVLANAFVTTVLGWRISGFTVACGVLSLYTAAYCAEIVRGAIESVPQTLRRAARSLGMTWGQDMTSIVLPLATRVALPSWIGLALGVMKDSALVYIVQVVELLKSTQTLITRLQEPLFLLMICGLFYFIISFPLARFGGYLEKRWSND from the coding sequence ATGTTTGACACTGCCCTTACGGCCAATGACCTGATCTTTCTGGCCAAAGGCGCCGGGATGACGCTGATCGTCACCGCGATCTCGGTGTTTTTCGGCACGATCCTTGGCATCCTCTTTGGGGTGATCCGCTATCAGGTCGGCGCGTGGTGGTTCGCGCCGATGACCTTTGTCCTGGATGTGTTCCGGTCAATCCCGCTGCTGATCCAGCTGGTGCTGGCCAATGCCTTCGTCACGACCGTGCTGGGCTGGCGCATCTCGGGCTTTACGGTGGCCTGCGGGGTGCTGTCGCTTTACACGGCCGCCTATTGTGCCGAAATCGTGCGGGGCGCGATCGAGTCTGTCCCGCAGACGCTGCGCCGGGCGGCGCGGTCGCTGGGCATGACCTGGGGGCAGGACATGACCAGCATCGTCCTGCCACTGGCGACCCGCGTGGCCCTGCCCTCGTGGATCGGTCTGGCGCTTGGGGTGATGAAGGATTCGGCGCTGGTCTACATCGTGCAAGTGGTCGAGCTTCTGAAATCCACGCAGACCCTGATCACCCGCCTGCAAGAGCCGCTGTTCCTGCTGATGATCTGCGGGCTGTTCTACTTCATCATCTCCTTCCCGCTTGCCCGCTTTGGCGGTTATCTGGAAAAACGGTGGTCCAATGATTGA
- a CDS encoding ABC transporter ATP-binding protein, with protein sequence MGQITLHQVRKSFGEVDVIPGVDLEIKDGEFVVFVGPSGCGKSTLLRLIAGLEDTTSGTISIDGKDATALPPAKRGLAMVFQSYALYPHMSVKKNIGFPLKMAGMDPAEAETRIQRAASVLNLTNYLDRKPGQLSGGQRQRVAIGRAIVREPAAFLFDEPLSNLDAALRVGMRQEISELHQSLKTTMVYVTHDQVEAMTMADKIVVLNAGRIEQVGSPLDLYHSPKNLFVAGFIGSPKMNLIAGPEAAKHGATTIGIRPEHITVGDGPWEGVVGLSEHLGSDSFIKVDVAGVGIINVRGPGELGVHHGDRIRLAPAGKLHRFDANGMAMA encoded by the coding sequence ATGGGACAGATCACACTCCACCAGGTCCGCAAATCCTTTGGCGAGGTTGACGTCATTCCCGGCGTCGATCTTGAGATCAAGGATGGCGAGTTTGTCGTCTTTGTCGGCCCGTCCGGCTGCGGCAAGTCCACCCTTCTGCGACTGATCGCGGGGCTGGAGGATACCACCTCGGGCACCATCTCGATCGACGGCAAGGATGCCACTGCCCTGCCTCCGGCCAAACGGGGCCTTGCGATGGTGTTCCAAAGCTATGCGCTTTACCCGCACATGTCGGTCAAGAAGAACATCGGCTTTCCGCTGAAGATGGCCGGGATGGACCCCGCCGAAGCCGAAACCCGCATTCAGCGCGCGGCTTCGGTCCTGAACCTGACCAACTACCTTGACCGCAAACCCGGACAGTTGTCTGGCGGCCAGCGCCAGCGCGTTGCCATCGGCCGCGCCATCGTGCGGGAACCGGCGGCCTTCCTGTTCGATGAGCCCCTGTCTAACCTTGACGCAGCGCTCCGCGTCGGGATGCGGCAGGAGATCAGCGAACTGCACCAGTCGCTGAAGACCACGATGGTCTATGTCACCCATGATCAGGTCGAGGCGATGACCATGGCCGACAAGATCGTCGTCCTGAATGCCGGGCGGATCGAACAGGTCGGCAGCCCGCTTGACCTTTATCACAGCCCGAAGAACCTGTTTGTCGCAGGCTTCATCGGCAGCCCGAAGATGAACCTGATCGCGGGGCCCGAGGCGGCAAAGCACGGGGCCACGACCATCGGCATCCGGCCCGAACACATCACCGTCGGCGATGGGCCGTGGGAGGGTGTGGTTGGCCTGTCGGAACACCTTGGGTCTGACAGCTTCATCAAGGTTGATGTGGCGGGTGTAGGCATCATCAACGTGCGTGGCCCGGGTGAGCTTGGCGTTCATCACGGCGACAGGATCAGGCTTGCGCCTGCGGGAAAACTGCACCGCTTTGATGCCAACGGGATGGCCATGGCATGA
- a CDS encoding 4-hydroxyproline epimerase, protein MTTHTFSCIDGHTCGNPVRLVAGGGPRLMGADMLERRAHFLRDYDWIRTGLMFEPRGHDMMSGSILYPPTREDCDVAVLFIETSGCLPMCGHGTIGTITMGIENGLITPRAPGRLSIEAPAGKVDIAYRQEGRFVEEVRLTNVPSYLHAEGLTAEVEGLGEIVVDVAYGGNFYAIVEPQRNFRDMADFTAGELIGLSPKLRAALNAKYDFVHPEHPAINGLSHIQWTGSPTVPGAHARNAVFYGDKAIDRSPCGTGTSARMAQLVAKGRLSVGDEFHHESIIGSIFKGRVEAAASVADRPAIIPSIAGWARMTGYNTIFIDDRDPFAHGFVVK, encoded by the coding sequence ATGACCACCCATACTTTTTCCTGCATCGACGGGCACACCTGTGGCAATCCCGTTCGCCTTGTGGCGGGCGGCGGCCCCCGCCTCATGGGAGCGGACATGCTGGAACGCCGGGCCCACTTTCTGCGCGACTATGACTGGATCCGCACGGGTCTGATGTTCGAACCGCGCGGGCATGACATGATGTCAGGCTCGATCCTTTATCCGCCAACGCGGGAGGATTGCGATGTGGCGGTGCTGTTCATCGAAACATCGGGCTGCCTGCCGATGTGCGGGCACGGCACCATCGGAACAATCACGATGGGCATCGAGAACGGCCTGATCACCCCGCGCGCGCCGGGGCGGTTGTCCATCGAGGCCCCGGCAGGCAAGGTCGACATCGCCTATCGCCAAGAGGGGCGCTTTGTCGAGGAAGTGCGCCTGACCAACGTCCCCTCCTACCTCCACGCCGAAGGGCTGACCGCCGAAGTCGAGGGGCTGGGCGAGATTGTGGTGGATGTGGCCTATGGCGGCAACTTCTACGCCATTGTCGAACCGCAACGGAACTTCCGCGACATGGCCGATTTCACGGCCGGAGAGTTGATCGGGCTTTCTCCAAAGCTGCGCGCGGCACTGAACGCGAAGTATGACTTCGTTCACCCCGAACATCCCGCCATCAACGGGCTGAGCCATATCCAATGGACGGGAAGCCCAACTGTTCCCGGTGCCCATGCCCGCAACGCCGTGTTCTACGGCGACAAGGCGATTGACCGTAGCCCCTGCGGCACGGGGACTTCGGCGCGCATGGCGCAGCTTGTGGCCAAGGGCAGGCTGTCGGTGGGCGACGAATTCCACCACGAATCCATCATCGGGTCGATCTTCAAGGGCCGGGTCGAGGCCGCGGCATCCGTTGCGGACCGACCGGCCATCATCCCCTCAATCGCTGGCTGGGCACGCATGACCGGGTACAACACCATCTTCATCGACGACCGCGATCCCTTTGCGCATGGGTTTGTCGTCAAATGA
- a CDS encoding amino acid ABC transporter ATP-binding protein encodes MIEIENVRKSFGPLEVLKGINLTVAKGEVLTVIGGSGSGKSTLLTCINGLEAIDSGRILVDGVEVHAKATDINKLRQKIGIVFQQWNAFPHLTVLENVMLAQVKVLKRSKAEAEAEAERQLNHVGLGDKLTVYPSRLSGGQQQRMAIARALAMSPNYMLFDEVTSALDPQLVGEVLDTLRMLASEGMTMIVVTHEMKFAREVSDRVAFFHKGVMAEIAAPEALFDAPKDPELRQFLSATH; translated from the coding sequence ATGATTGAGATCGAGAATGTCCGCAAATCCTTTGGCCCGCTGGAGGTTCTGAAAGGGATCAACCTGACGGTGGCGAAGGGCGAGGTGCTGACCGTGATCGGCGGATCGGGGTCAGGGAAGTCCACGCTGCTGACCTGCATCAACGGTCTGGAGGCCATCGATTCTGGCCGTATCCTTGTTGACGGTGTCGAAGTCCATGCCAAGGCAACCGACATCAACAAGCTGCGTCAGAAGATCGGGATCGTCTTTCAGCAGTGGAATGCTTTCCCGCATCTGACGGTGCTGGAGAATGTCATGCTGGCGCAGGTGAAGGTCCTGAAACGCTCCAAGGCTGAGGCTGAGGCCGAGGCCGAGCGTCAGTTGAACCATGTGGGCCTTGGCGACAAGCTGACGGTCTACCCCTCGCGGCTGTCCGGGGGCCAGCAACAGCGCATGGCAATCGCCCGCGCGCTGGCCATGTCGCCGAATTACATGCTGTTTGACGAGGTGACGTCTGCGCTGGACCCGCAGCTTGTGGGCGAAGTGCTGGACACGCTGCGGATGCTGGCGTCCGAAGGGATGACGATGATCGTTGTCACGCATGAGATGAAGTTCGCGCGTGAAGTGTCAGACCGGGTGGCGTTCTTCCACAAGGGGGTCATGGCCGAGATCGCAGCACCCGAAGCGCTGTTCGACGCGCCCAAGGACCCGGAATTGCGGCAGTTCCTCTCCGCCACGCATTAG
- a CDS encoding amino acid ABC transporter permease yields MFNYNFRWNQALDSLPQMLEGALVTIEIAVLSMVIGISIAMVLTLFRLSGNRVLSAITTTWVEIARNTPALFQIYMVHFGLGGFGIHLSPYMSLLIGIAFNNAGYLTENFRGALKAIPDTQTRSARSLGMTPIQAFQHVVMPQMLRISFLPMTNQMVWAILMTSLGAVVAMNTDLYGVTSDLNARTFRTFELFAIAAVIFYLLTKAITLSARLLAARLFRY; encoded by the coding sequence ATGTTCAACTACAACTTCCGCTGGAATCAGGCGCTCGACTCGCTTCCGCAGATGCTGGAAGGCGCGCTTGTCACCATCGAGATCGCGGTCCTGTCCATGGTCATCGGGATCAGCATCGCCATGGTGCTGACGCTGTTCCGGCTGTCCGGCAACCGAGTGTTGTCCGCCATCACCACGACATGGGTGGAGATTGCCCGCAACACCCCGGCGCTGTTTCAGATCTACATGGTACACTTCGGCCTTGGCGGGTTCGGCATCCATCTGTCACCCTACATGTCGCTGCTGATCGGGATTGCCTTCAACAACGCTGGCTACCTGACCGAGAACTTTCGTGGCGCTCTCAAGGCCATCCCCGATACGCAGACCCGTTCCGCCCGATCCTTGGGCATGACGCCGATCCAGGCCTTCCAGCATGTCGTCATGCCGCAGATGCTGCGGATCTCGTTCCTGCCGATGACCAACCAGATGGTCTGGGCGATCCTGATGACATCGCTTGGCGCGGTGGTGGCGATGAACACTGACCTTTATGGCGTGACAAGCGACCTGAACGCCCGCACCTTCCGCACGTTCGAGCTGTTCGCCATCGCGGCCGTGATCTTCTACCTGCTGACCAAGGCAATCACCCTGTCGGCCCGGCTGCTTGCGGCCCGGCTGTTCCGGTATTGA
- a CDS encoding HAD family hydrolase, giving the protein MKLVILDCDGVLIDSEVISAQMLIEELACLGVQIDMAFVARHFLGRSYPTVMQTIREDFGLDLSPGFEAQYRDRLLRAFEDRLTIMPGVNDFLDALTLPVAVATSSSPRRVEASLRRVGLWDRLGPVTFTASLVERGKPAPDLFLHVAKAMQVLPEDCIVIEDSLPGLRAGLAAGMQVWHFVGGSHMQPAPPEVPADTRPHHRFAQFAEFFQIAPELQRQR; this is encoded by the coding sequence ATGAAACTTGTCATCCTTGATTGCGACGGCGTCCTGATCGACAGCGAAGTCATCAGCGCACAGATGCTGATCGAAGAACTGGCCTGCCTTGGCGTGCAGATCGACATGGCCTTTGTCGCACGGCATTTCCTTGGCCGGAGTTACCCCACCGTGATGCAGACGATCCGCGAGGATTTCGGGCTTGACCTGTCCCCGGGGTTTGAGGCGCAGTACCGCGACCGATTGCTGCGGGCCTTTGAAGACCGGCTGACGATCATGCCCGGGGTGAACGATTTCCTTGACGCGCTGACACTGCCAGTGGCGGTTGCCACATCGTCGTCACCGCGCCGGGTCGAGGCGTCGTTGCGGCGGGTCGGGCTTTGGGACAGGTTGGGGCCGGTGACCTTTACCGCCAGTCTGGTGGAACGGGGCAAGCCGGCGCCGGACTTGTTCCTGCATGTGGCCAAGGCGATGCAGGTGCTGCCCGAGGACTGCATCGTGATCGAGGACAGCCTGCCGGGCTTGCGGGCGGGGCTGGCGGCCGGGATGCAGGTCTGGCATTTCGTGGGCGGCAGCCACATGCAGCCGGCCCCGCCCGAAGTGCCTGCCGACACGCGCCCGCACCATAGATTTGCGCAGTTCGCCGAATTCTTTCAGATTGCGCCTGAACTTCAGAGGCAGAGATGA
- a CDS encoding aconitase X, protein MTGMAQSILPGEAAGKVLACNEPISFWGGVDPATGRVIDVHHPLAGQSIAGRILVMPGTRGSCTGSGVLLDMVLNGHAPAALVFAEPEDVVTLGAMIGAAMFGRPLPVLRLTRDAFDALAQAETARITETEITADGLTIPVTPPATAALDLTPADRAMLDGTQGEATAQAMRILCAMAANQGATRLIDVTQGHIDGCIYASPANLTFAEKMADMGAKVCIPTTMNAISVDHANWRAQGVPPLFGGPAQRLADAYVRMGCQPTFTCSPYLLDTAPSEGEAIAWSESNAVIYANTVLGARTAKHPDFLDLCIAMTGRAPLAGVYLDGPRQARRIIDVDLPDSIDDAFWPLLGWLAGKAAPDRIPLLRGVAAARPTPENLKAVCAAFGTTSAAPMLHVEGVTPEAHCVAPDADHARITKADMVAGWTTLNDGPEAVELVAIGSPHASLIECRALADALGGRSTLVATIVTAGRAVMAEAKAEGTLARLEASGVQILPDLCWCSISEPVFPPGTRALMTNSGKYAHYGPGLSGRAVRFGGLSACAEAAVTGHATHALPPWLA, encoded by the coding sequence ATGACCGGAATGGCGCAATCCATCCTGCCGGGCGAGGCTGCGGGCAAGGTTCTGGCCTGCAATGAACCGATCAGCTTCTGGGGCGGGGTTGACCCCGCAACGGGCCGGGTGATCGACGTGCACCATCCGCTGGCAGGACAAAGCATTGCCGGGCGCATCCTTGTCATGCCGGGCACGCGCGGGTCCTGTACGGGGTCGGGCGTGCTTTTGGACATGGTGCTGAACGGGCACGCGCCCGCCGCCCTTGTGTTTGCTGAACCAGAGGACGTGGTAACTTTGGGCGCGATGATCGGGGCGGCGATGTTTGGCCGCCCCCTGCCCGTCCTGCGCCTGACCCGGGATGCCTTTGACGCGCTGGCGCAGGCGGAGACCGCCCGCATCACCGAAACCGAGATCACCGCGGATGGCCTGACGATCCCGGTCACGCCCCCCGCCACGGCAGCGCTTGACCTGACGCCCGCGGACCGCGCCATGCTGGACGGCACGCAGGGCGAGGCGACGGCACAGGCCATGCGCATCCTGTGCGCCATGGCCGCCAATCAAGGGGCCACCCGGCTGATCGACGTGACCCAAGGCCATATCGACGGCTGCATCTATGCCAGCCCCGCCAATCTGACATTTGCCGAAAAGATGGCTGACATGGGGGCCAAGGTCTGCATCCCGACCACGATGAATGCCATTTCCGTTGATCACGCCAACTGGCGGGCGCAGGGCGTGCCGCCGCTGTTCGGCGGCCCGGCGCAACGGCTGGCGGATGCCTATGTCCGCATGGGTTGCCAGCCCACCTTCACCTGCTCGCCCTATCTTCTGGACACCGCCCCCTCCGAAGGCGAGGCCATCGCCTGGTCGGAATCCAACGCGGTGATCTATGCCAATACCGTTCTGGGCGCGCGTACGGCCAAACACCCGGACTTCCTTGACCTGTGCATCGCCATGACTGGGCGCGCGCCGCTTGCCGGGGTCTATCTGGACGGCCCGCGGCAGGCGCGGCGGATCATCGACGTTGACCTGCCGGACAGCATTGACGATGCGTTCTGGCCGCTTCTCGGCTGGCTGGCTGGCAAGGCCGCACCCGACCGGATTCCGCTGTTGCGGGGGGTGGCCGCCGCCCGACCCACGCCCGAGAACCTGAAGGCGGTCTGCGCGGCGTTCGGCACAACCTCGGCCGCGCCGATGCTGCATGTCGAGGGGGTCACCCCCGAAGCGCATTGCGTGGCGCCCGACGCCGATCATGCCCGCATCACCAAGGCCGACATGGTGGCAGGCTGGACTACCTTGAATGACGGGCCCGAGGCGGTGGAACTGGTGGCGATTGGCAGCCCGCACGCCTCGTTGATCGAATGTCGCGCGCTGGCCGATGCGCTGGGCGGGCGGTCAACCTTGGTTGCGACGATTGTCACCGCAGGCCGGGCGGTCATGGCAGAGGCGAAGGCCGAGGGCACCTTGGCCCGGCTGGAGGCTTCTGGCGTGCAGATCCTGCCCGATCTGTGCTGGTGTTCAATCTCAGAACCCGTCTTTCCCCCCGGTACCCGCGCACTGATGACCAACTCGGGCAAATACGCCCATTACGGCCCCGGCCTTTCCGGCCGGGCGGTCAGGTTCGGCGGCCTGTCCGCCTGTGCCGAAGCGGCTGTGACCGGCCATGCGACGCATGCGCTTCCGCCCTGGCTTGCATAA